The following are from one region of the Pseudomonas putida genome:
- the argJ gene encoding bifunctional glutamate N-acetyltransferase/amino-acid acetyltransferase ArgJ, giving the protein MAVGLGPLPTLHPVPGFELGIASAGIKRPGRKDVVVMRCAEGSSVAGVFTLNAFCAAPVILSKQRVQGTVRYLLTNTGNANAGTGAPGLAAAERTCAKLAELAGVPAESVLPFSTGVIGEPLPVEKIEGALQAALDNLSENHWAEAATGIMTTDTLPKGASRQFQHDGVTVTVTGISKGAGMIRPNMATMLGYIATDAKVAPAVLKDLMLDGANKSFNRITIDGDTSTNDCCMLIATGKANLPEVTEASGALFEALKKAVFEVCMEVAQAIVRDGEGATKFVTVQVNGGGNHQECLDVGYAVAHSPLIKTALFASDPNWGRILAAVGRAGVPELDVSLIDVYLDNVCIASKGGRSPSYTEDQGAKVMAQEEITIRIELGRGQCSETIWTTDLSHEYVKINAEYRT; this is encoded by the coding sequence ATGGCTGTTGGTCTTGGTCCTTTGCCCACCCTGCACCCGGTTCCGGGTTTTGAACTCGGCATCGCTTCTGCCGGCATCAAGCGCCCAGGGCGCAAGGATGTGGTGGTCATGCGCTGTGCCGAAGGCTCCAGTGTGGCTGGCGTGTTCACCCTCAACGCCTTCTGCGCAGCGCCGGTGATCCTGTCCAAGCAGCGTGTACAGGGCACCGTGCGCTACCTGCTGACCAACACCGGTAACGCCAACGCCGGCACCGGCGCGCCAGGCCTGGCCGCCGCCGAGCGTACCTGTGCCAAGCTGGCCGAACTGGCCGGCGTACCGGCCGAGTCGGTACTGCCATTCTCCACTGGCGTAATCGGCGAGCCGCTGCCGGTAGAAAAGATTGAAGGCGCATTGCAGGCCGCCCTCGACAACCTGTCGGAAAACCACTGGGCCGAGGCCGCCACCGGCATCATGACCACCGACACCCTGCCAAAGGGTGCCAGCCGCCAGTTCCAGCACGATGGCGTGACCGTTACCGTTACCGGCATCAGCAAGGGTGCAGGCATGATCCGCCCGAACATGGCCACCATGCTCGGCTACATCGCCACCGACGCCAAGGTGGCACCAGCGGTGCTCAAGGACCTGATGCTGGACGGTGCCAACAAGTCGTTCAACCGCATCACCATCGATGGCGACACCTCGACCAACGACTGCTGCATGCTGATCGCTACCGGCAAGGCCAACCTGCCGGAAGTCACCGAAGCCAGCGGCGCACTGTTCGAAGCGTTGAAGAAGGCGGTGTTCGAAGTGTGCATGGAAGTGGCCCAGGCCATCGTCCGTGACGGCGAAGGCGCTACCAAGTTCGTTACCGTGCAGGTCAACGGCGGTGGCAACCACCAGGAGTGCCTGGACGTAGGCTATGCCGTGGCCCACTCGCCGCTGATCAAGACTGCACTGTTCGCCTCCGACCCGAACTGGGGCCGTATCCTCGCCGCCGTCGGCCGTGCCGGCGTGCCGGAGCTGGATGTGAGCCTGATCGATGTGTACCTGGACAACGTGTGCATTGCCAGCAAAGGCGGCCGCAGCCCGAGCTACACCGAAGACCAGGGCGCCAAGGTAATGGCCCAGGAAGAGATCACCATCCGCATCGAACTGGGCCGTGGCCAGTGCAGCGAAACCATCTGGACCACCGACCTGTCCCACGAGTACGTGAAGATCAACGCCGAGTACCGTACCTGA